The Colletotrichum destructivum chromosome 8, complete sequence genome includes the window TGGCTCATGTCGCTGACCCCTATCAGTGCGAACAGCTTGTCTCGGGGGTCCGTTGCTAGCAGGATCCTCGTTGAATGCAAGACATTGATCGTATTTCGGGCGTCCGTTAGGCTGATGAAGAACTGAGAGATGCGGAAGACGGCCTTGCGGAGTCCCGTTATCCATGGTTTACGGGTGTTTGGATATTGCCACCAAGCGGGATTACCCGTGACATCGTCCAGAGCACGTAACGTTGACCATTTCGCCGAAAGCGAGCCGCAATGTACAGTTGCTTCTCGAGCAAGGACGATTTCTTGGAAAACCCACATACGGGTCCAATAGGGCCTTTGCAAAAGGAGCGTGAGGGCCTGGgtggcgtcctcgtcggcgacgagcctGTGCACAATCTGCTCGGATGACTGGACTCCTTCAAGGCCTTCAAGCATCCTCATTGCTGCTCCTGATGTCTGAGACTCGGCACCCAGCCAGACTCTCACCTGATCGGCTTTCCTGAAAATTTTGCCCATTTGAGCAACTTGTGCGTTCCTTTCGTCTGTGTTGTCTTGGTTGATACAGATACCGTCAACCCAAAGCAAGACCTCCTCATCTTGTCTTCTGAGATGATGTAAAGCCACTTGCAAATTCTTTGTTATGTTCAGATGGTGGCCGTTGGCGGTAATAGCATCGCGCTTGGTACCGTCGCCCCAGGTGTAAGAGAGCGCGTCATACCGAACGGTTGGCTCATTGAGTCCGTGGACGAACATGTCGATGATAATAGGGGATGATGATACGGAGGCCGCTGGCTTTAGTCTCATGAGACGAAACTCGTCTGAACGAATGGTTAGTGACCGGTAAACTTTGATCGAATAGAAGAATGCTTAGCTCATTGTACGGCCGAGgcaagccaagccaagcgGGAACGCTTACGGGGATGAAAGCTTCCGCTTGGCAAAGTATTAGGAGGAATCCCTTCCTTCGACTCTACCTTGGGAACCATGACTGAATTCTGGCTGCATAGATTGATGTATAAAGTATGTTATGTTGTTTGGTTCAGCCCAGCTCAGAGGCTTTGTTCAGGTagcggaggaggaaaagagggcTTTCGGCGTGCGCTCTGTTCAAATTTCGGATGGGAAAAGCAGAGCCTTGGTGGTGATCGCAACACCAATAGCTGACGAAGATGGTCCGACGTTGTAGTAAATGTCCCGGCCTGTCATGGCTTTTACAGCGATCGATAGCGTGTTGATAGTACAAGCAGCGGCAGGCGCTATAGAGCTCGACAAGTTGGTAACACATctgaaaaagaaaaaaaagggagaggaagaggaagaagaggaaaagcTGGTAGAAGAGGGCTGGCAGCGGGGGGCACTCACTGCTAACTATTAACTTGAAATCATTGCGTAGGTACCTTACATGGGGTTGTGGCAGTGTTCTTACAGTtccatgcatgcatgcaaTCGCAAGGTAAGGGCAGTTTTCACCCATGGGAATTCTACTGGTCCAAGTACTGTTACACGTCAGGCTTCCCAGCGGGCGTCCTGCGCGATGATACACCATACCATGTCTgcatcaacatcacccaGGTAATTGGCTGTTGGTATTGGTTGGACCCCGTATTCAGGTAAGTTTGCTTTGCAGCCTGCCTCTGTCCGTAACGAGAGTGTGCCACAGGGGAAGGGATTCGCGGTGAGATTTCCGAATATCCGCCCCCATTGTTGGATGGATTGGACCAATCATTCATTACCTAGGTGTTGTATCCAAAGCAAGGTGAGCGAGCAGCTGGGTGAGGTGATACCGCCTGGTTAACCGCCACTCCTCCACAACTTCAACATCGTTAGCAAGCACAAGGTCGATGCAGCTAGTATCTTGCTACAACTGCATGTTGCAATTttgttgatgctgctggcAGTGGTGTGTAAGTGATTTGGGGAGTGCAATTACttgtcttcttttctctcgtTGGCGCCATTCATCGCCCCCTTACTTCAAAAGTTGGTTGATCTCTCTCATAACGCAATCTTTCATAACGAGTAGAGCTTATGAACTTGAATTCCTAGTTGAAATAGTCATCGTCATGGGCTGGCTTGAATGACGTGTGAACGAACGCCTCTTTTCCTCATCCCAcgtgatgccggcgccggtaACACGGGGGCTTATAAGTCAACGCTAGCTTCCTAGTACAAGTACAACCCCAAGAACCAGAGACACTTCCAGTAGTTTTCGTGGGCTTTTCAACCACGATGTGAACTCTGGGAGTGTCTGGTTGCTTTATTTTCggccacgacggcgtccgGCACGTCGGACTCAAGGTCCGCAACCATGGCTGTGGCCCCTTCTCGTGAAGGATGTGAATGCACGGCGCAACCAGAGCCAAAGAAAGGTAAACAAACATTGGAGCCACGAGGGAACGAACGATTTTCTAAATCCAGcgtagcagcagcaaaaaATCCGACCAAGCCCCCCCGGATAGAACCGATCTGTGCCGTGTCTCCCGCGCTTAGACGCCGAGCTGAATCTCCCAGAAGCGCCACACGTGCGAACTATCGAAGGCCCCAACGGCGATCTTGCCCAGGGACCGCGTGGGCTGGAGTCTGGGGGGACACCAATAGCACAAACTATGTTCCCTCTTCGGCCGTGTCTCCGGAGTCGAAGCGCGTGGCCCGCCACTGCCGAACCCACCGTCTCGAGGCTGGAATCTCGAAGCCACGCCGTAAGTTCTGAGCTTGGAGCCGTTCAGACTCGGGCAATATGGTATGCTTTCAACTAGACAAAAGCTTAGCCTCGACCTCTCTGAGGCCGAATCCCAAGAGCGTGAGTCCGGGCGACAGCACGATTAGAATCACAACATGGACGGCTATATATGAAGCCATTTCCTCCCTCCATCACTCCCTCCTAACCGCTCACCTCTATCCAGCATTTCCAGCGTCCAAGTATCAACTCCTATCTACCCCCAACTCCGAGCACCTCTGTCCTCTCTTCAGCTCTCTTCAGTTACTCGCTCCAGCTTTCCCACCAGCCCTCTCCAATCACCAAGATGAAGGTCGCCACCATCACCTGCGCCCTGGCCTTCGCCCTCTCCGCAGTCGCCGCCCCCGAGCCCAACATTTACCCCCCCAAGAAGACGTGCCCGACCAACGCCGTCCAGCCCGACGGCAGCCTCGGCAAGTCCTTCGTGAGCACCAGCCTGCTCGTGCCCATCGCCAAAAGCAAGCCCAACTACGCCTTCCCGGCCACCAAGTGGGCGCAGGTGACCCCCAAGGACGTCTGCACCGTCTTCAACCTCGACCTGCCCGTCGCCAAGACCCAGGGCAAGATCTGCAACCTCGTCTTTGACTTCCCGACCAAGGAGCAGGCCCCCGGCGAGTTCTACTTCAAGGGGCCCGGCACCTTCAAGTTCACCGGCtacgccatcggcgtcggcgccgtcgccggccagaCGACGTACAACcgccagcccgccgccggcccgaGCCCGCCGAACCCGCCCCCGACCATGACCCCGGGCCACAGCTACGTGAGTGTTCCTCCCCTTGGCGTTTCGCCTTTTGTTTTTGGTGTCCAGATGGCTAACGTTGGGCGTCTTCTAGATCATCAACAGCGCCCCGTGCGGCATCCCGGCCGACGTGCCCGGCAGCGTGACGGTTTCCGGCAGCCTCTGCTCGCCGGACACCACCTTTTCCTTCTACCAGAGCAACGAGGGCTGCCcgctcggcttcttcgtcgtcctgACGGATGCCTGAGCGGTTGGGTTACCGTTGAATTCCTCTCTGGTCGAGTGATGACGAGTTGGGTAGATTGTCCGAACCTCGAATTCGATAGATGATGGGATCTGTTGGGAAGGTGTTGGAACTCGGCTGAGTGCAAAGTTTTGTACATGGGGGACCGGTACGGCGTCGATGAACATAGGTGTGATCTTCTCAAGTATATATTGCTATTTCTATCTACAATTGATGCCAGATGCGTCCGTAACCTCTCAGAACATGACATCCGGGTTTGTAGACAACCTTGACAACGGTTCGTTTCCCTAGCGGCGCTTCTCGATCTCTTGCACGGGTAAAACTACAACCCAAAACATCATTGTCTACAATTCTCCGCAAAACAGGTCTAGACAGCATCCACATCCCGCGGATGGAGACATCAGTGCCCATCTCTGAGAGCACGAGTCCCGTGGGCTGTCTATTGGCTCAGGAAGGTTCGCAAACCGGACGTGAGCAAAGCCAGGGCGCCCGTCACGCCCACATCTTGATTCTTAGTACCATAGACTGCCATGTCTAAAATTCATCAAGCTCAACTACATTTCAGTCATAGGGAAATTCCCAAAACTGGCCACAAGTCTACGATGGCCAATAAACACAGCATGTTGAATCCGACATTGTCATGACATCGAATATCATCAAGTCGATGCTATGCCGATCGGCCTCGGTAGGGGTAGGGCTGAGCGGGATGAACAGTCCAAACTTCAGAGCTTAAGTACCGTCAAAACACCGGATGAACGCCTGTTGAACTCAACAGTCGATGTCGCAAAAAAACACCCGATTCATCTTCGGAAAGTGTCAAAATGCACAGTTCCGTGCCAACCTTGAGACGAGTCATTCAGGTGACCTGGTATCCGTCCGTACAGATACACACGGTCCCGTATATCCGTAATTCCGTAATTCCTACAAGTCCGCCGCCTGAGACGTAGGTCACCTCCGAGTTTCCACAAGACCCGGCAGACTACGAATCCACCACGTTCGTTCATGCTGGAGCCGCGCGGGTAGTTAAGAGGCAACCGCCTGCGTTGGAGAACGCTGCGGAATTACCGGCTTGGATGCAGTACGCCTGCATTCCGGCGGCAAAAAGTCCGATTCGAGTGTTCCACAGCCGGCGCTGCCTCGGACTTGACTTGCCTTGCCCCGAGATGCCTTTCGCGCGTTACTGAGCTCCTCCAGCTCAGCGACATCCCggcccttctccctctcaaTGTTACGAGTTTGCAATACATCATTTACATACCACACAAAGCATTACGTACGGAAACGGTCATCATGTtcagaggagagagagagagaaagattCAAGAAACCCACCCATATCAGATAGTCTTTTTACTGTATAAGACACTAGGCAAGAGTGCGCAAAGCTGTCCATCTGCCAGTCGCTTTCAACTTGCTTTTCAAGGTCTCTCGTGATATACATCTCCCCAAAAGGCAAAGCTGACAGACCCCCTCACAGAGGATATATGAACTGCTTGTTCTGCAGGTCCGTCAGGTCCAGCACGGCCATGTCAACCTTGAccctgacgacctcgccgtcctcgcccacctGCTCGACCCAGCCCTcgcgctcgtcgtcgctcaGGCCGGCAATGTACTCGCGCCGCTCGGCGTTGCGCCGCGCGAGGATGAAGCGGATTACCCACAGGATGAGCGGCGTGCCGACCCAACTGACGCTGATCATGGACGCCCACGCGCCGTAGAAGCGCGGCCCGTTGCCCGCCACCCAGATCTGCGGCGACACGAGGTTGCCGACGCTGTAGCCCAGCATGAACATGACGTTGCGCGTCAGCTTCTTGGTGtacccggccgccgtcgacgttgTCCAGCCCAGCGCGATGATGTACGTGACGCCGTACGTGCTCGCCGCCAGGATCAGCGACCCCAGCAGCGCGATCTTGGAGCCCCAGTCGATGGTCACCATGgccacgccgcccgcgacggccggGAGGCACCACACCGTCCCGTGCAGCGCGAGGTTCCGCGGCCACCGGCGCAGCGCCAAcgtggcgacgacgcagcAGGCCATGCCGaaggcgccgcccgccgccgcgacgagcGTCGACCCGAGCGGCTTGATGCCGATGGACGTCGTGATGAGGTTCTTCTGCCCGTAGTTGAGGTTGTTGGAGTACATGAGGGTGAAGGACTGCAGCGCGAACAGCCACGAGACGGGGTCCCTCATGGTCTCGACGAACTGCTCCCGCTTGAACTGCTTCTGCTCGATGGAGCTCTGGTGCGCCCGGTGCACGCGGCGGATGACGTgcaccttctcctcgagcgtCAGGAAgcgcgcctcggccgggttgCTCGGGTAGTCGAACCACACCCACACGGCCAGCAACAGCGTCAGCCCGCCCGTGACGACGTGCAGCAGCTTCCACGGCAGGACGGGCCCCGTCGTCCAGAGCAGGCCGTACGAGAGGAACCCCGTGACGAGGGGCGCCGCCTGACAGGTGATCCAGAGGACGGGCTGCAAGAAGGACTGCTCGTGGCGGTTGAAGAACATGCCGATGGTGATCTCCATGGCCGGCacgatgacggcctcggcggcgccgagcgcCAGGCGCAtcaccacgaggccggcgtacCGCGTCGCGACGCAGTGCaggaagatgatgacggaCCACGCGAagatggtgacggcgacgtaTTTGCCGAACGGCAGCTTCTGCATCAGGTAGTGGCCGGGCCATTGGAACGCGAGGTATCCTAGGAAGAACGGGGGGACGTCAGTGGTGTTGCGCATTCGACCAAGGGGAGTGTGTGCGCATGTCTGTGTGTGCAAGTGAGCAGGGCATTTCCATCGTACCGACGTAGAACATGGTGTTCAGATTGTTGTACTCGGTCTGTCTGATGCCGGTCTCCTCGAACAGCCCCAGGATCGCGGCGTACCCGAGCGTGGActtgtcgaccttgacgaAGACTCGTGTAAGTGATTCAAGTTCCATCAAGGATGGGGGGAGCCAGGGTAGAGATCCCCCCCACCTTCCTGAGGTCAGTTAACTCACAAACAGCATGATGTTGATGGCAGACAGCAGAGTCATGACGCGGAGGTAGAGCTTCCTGCGGATCTTCTTTTCCAGCTCGGGAGTCAGCGGCCCGAAGTCGTCGCCATGCTGCTCGAGCAGCCGCAGCGTCACGTCGGCGTTCTTCTCCGTGACGGTCTTGCCCTTGGACTGGCTCGTCACTTGgggaccggccggccccttctcgtcgtcggccatggctgGGAGTTTATAATGGGCGTGTCGACGTAGGTTGGAACTGGCACGTTATGCAACACGTTGGGAAACCTATGGCCAGCATGTATGCACGTGTGCTTCACAGAGACACCCTGCCAGGCGCCTAGAGAAAGTCTTACGCGGCGACTCTCCTTCAACTTATAAGACGGGTATTGCACCTAACCCAAGGGCGCGGTGGGGCCTCCCGGATGTCGTTATCGAAAGATGCAATGGGGTTTTGAAGCTGCCGCCGTCCCATCGCGGGGACGGTTGGTCGGCCAGGATCCGCCAAGCACCCAACGCGCGATGTCTCTCCGCTATCACGCAATACTTTACGGCGACAATCCTGCCGCATCTTGCTTGAATTCCTGCTTCCCATCGGCCACCGTCGGGGCTCTCCTGATGGTGCCATACACGAGCCTGCTCGACTACCAGATTCTTGGTCGGAGCTGGACCCGACAATGGTCttgggggtgggggggggagggagggagacaCAGACTTTAAGACCGAAAAGTCGGCGGTAGACAAGGGGGTGTTCTGTCGTTGCTAACCGATGTGCTAACGATAATAATCTCcgttggttttttttttctttctttttctctctgtTCTTTCAGGGATGAGAGTCATGCAACAGCCGATTCGGG containing:
- a CDS encoding Putative major facilitator superfamily, MFS transporter superfamily, whose translation is MADDEKGPAGPQVTSQSKGKTVTEKNADVTLRLLEQHGDDFGPLTPELEKKIRRKLYLRVMTLLSAINIMLFVDKSTLGYAAILGLFEETGIRQTEYNNLNTMFYVGYLAFQWPGHYLMQKLPFGKYVAVTIFAWSVIIFLHCVATRYAGLVVMRLALGAAEAVIVPAMEITIGMFFNRHEQSFLQPVLWITCQAAPLVTGFLSYGLLWTTGPVLPWKLLHVVTGGLTLLLAVWVWFDYPSNPAEARFLTLEEKVHVIRRVHRAHQSSIEQKQFKREQFVETMRDPVSWLFALQSFTLMYSNNLNYGQKNLITTSIGIKPLGSTLVAAAGGAFGMACCVVATLALRRWPRNLALHGTVWCLPAVAGGVAMVTIDWGSKIALLGSLILAASTYGVTYIIALGWTTSTAAGYTKKLTRNVMFMLGYSVGNLVSPQIWVAGNGPRFYGAWASMISVSWVGTPLILWVIRFILARRNAERREYIAGLSDDEREGWVEQVGEDGEVVRVKVDMAVLDLTDLQNKQFIYPL
- a CDS encoding Putative ubiquitin 3 binding protein But2 encodes the protein MKVATITCALAFALSAVAAPEPNIYPPKKTCPTNAVQPDGSLGKSFVSTSLLVPIAKSKPNYAFPATKWAQVTPKDVCTVFNLDLPVAKTQGKICNLVFDFPTKEQAPGEFYFKGPGTFKFTGYAIGVGAVAGQTTYNRQPAAGPSPPNPPPTMTPGHSYIINSAPCGIPADVPGSVTVSGSLCSPDTTFSFYQSNEGCPLGFFVVLTDA